The sequence below is a genomic window from Fuerstiella sp..
CCGGACGGATGTCGCTGAGTTTGTCCTTCGAGTACCAACACCGGTTGCAGAAGGACAAACGACTACGACTTTGCACTATTCCGAAGTCATCAAAAACGTTGCGGAAAATTCACTGTACCGCCTGGAGGAAATAGGGGGCACGCCGGATCAAACTTCATCAGAGCCTAATCCGGTCTCCGAACAGTACGAACTGTTCCAGGGACGTGTCCTGTCACGTGACCGGTTTCCGCAGAGAACTGCGGATGTTGCGGGCTGTGTTCAGAGTGTCCAGCCTTCGCGGTATTCGCGATGTACAAACTGATTCACGTCAACGCTCAAATCCTGAACATTGGTTGCTTTCAGGTTCTTTGCATCCCATTCAATGCGATCCCCTTCACCGACACGAAGTGCCAGGTTGCCGATCAATATGGTCTCTGTGAGACGACCGGCGTAGGTGAAGTTCGACATCGTGCCGGGCTTGTGCTCGCCGGTGATTGACTTCACGAATTCCCACTTCTGTCGTTCGTCAGGCGCACCGTTGAAGGGGATTCGTGGCAGCGTCTGCTCCGGCTTTTCGTAGTTTGAGAAACCGTCCCGCGGCAAAAGATAATACCTCTGACCGTAGTCATCAGCTGAAAACAGCATCCCGTTGGTACCCACGGCCAGCATGCCGCTGGTTTTCGGACCACCCTGGCGTTGCGCTGTGATCTTTTTCCTGAAGCCTTCCGGCAGCTGACTGGTGAGTTCCTCGGGTGGCAGTTCGCCTCCGTCGTACCAGTACATGTCGCAGGCAGCCATTCCCTCACGTTCAGGGAACTCGAATTTCAGCAAACTGCTGGACGGATAGGTCTCGTTTTCGTAGAGGCCTGGATTTTTCACGGCTGTGATGGCAATCGGATCAAACAGATGCAGAGCCATGATCGGAAGATTGGTGGTGTGGCAGGCCATATCGCCCAGTGCCCCGGTGCCGAAATCGACCCATCCTCGCCATTTGAATGGATGATAAACACCTTGCTTATAGGGACGCATTGGAGCCGGACCGATCCAGCTGTCCCAGTTCAGGTGTGCAGGAACGGGATCCTCACCTTCCGGCCGACCCACCGCCTGGGGCCACACTGGTCGATTGGTCCACACGTGGACCGAGGTCACGTCACCAATCGCATCTGCTCGCAGGACTTCCACAGCTTCGCGCAGTCCGTCACCGGCCGTGCCCTGGTTCCCCATTTGTGTGACCACACCTTTTTCTTCGGAAAGCTCGCGCAGATGGCGTGCCTCGTAAATCGACCAGGTCAGTGGTTTCTGGCAGTAAACGTGTTTGTCCATCTTCATCGCCATGGATGCGGCGGCGGCATGACTATGGTCCGGCGTACTGACGGTGACGATGTCAACTTTTTCACCCATCTTATCCAGCATCTCACGGTAGTCGCTGAAAGACTCAGCATCGCGAAATTCGCGTTGCTTCTGCTGGAGAGTATTTGCGTCGACATCACAGATTCCGACAATTGAAACGCCCTGGTCGTATATGTTGCTGGTGTCAGACCGGCCTTTTCCTCCAACCCCCACACATGCGGCGCTCAATGATTGAAGCGCCGAACGTGAGGCTTTGACCTGAGTACCGCCTCCAACCCAATAGGCTGCTCCGATTCCTGCAGACTGTCCTATGAATTGACGTCGATTCGTATTTCGAGCCATCGAAGTATCACCTTTGATTCTGTACAAATTGCGGTAGGAAAACGACAAACGTGGAATTCAGCAGGGACTGGGTGTACGCCAGTTCCTTGATGCAGGAAGGCTGAGAAATTCAGTCAAGTTTGTCGAAAACTCTGCTCCCACGATAACAACGCTGCCACAAAGAGCAAACAATCCCAATGTTTTCAGAAGTTATGCGACCTGATTCCGGTCCGGTATTGTTGTTTTTATGAACGTTGGATTCGCTTCTCTGTTTCCTGGTGCCCCTTCCTCTTTTTTCAAGTGAATTGATGTTGCGAGTGACCCTCTTTTTCCCGGTCGTGGATGTAAGAAAACGTTGCTGTCAAATGGCACTGGCAGCCGGACTGACTGTGACACTGATGCTGTGCGGCTGCAGCGAGGACCGATCAGGTTCTGTTCCGAAGTCGTCCGGTGACGGCGGAGCCGGTGAGACACCAACCGTAGCAGCGGACGATCCTGCAGCCGTGGCTGCTTTAACGGCCGCCGGCTTCAAGCTGACTGCGAATCAGGCCGGCAATGTTACTGCGGTATCGATGGCCTTCAACGAAGATCAGTCGGATCAATTGTCTCATCTGAGGGGCCTCAACAGTTTGACGCGGATTCAGTTCACGGGCCCTGCTCTGACAGACAATGGTCTGGATGTCATTGCTGAACTGCCGAATCTTAAACAATTGAACATTTCTGATTCACGAGCAGCGGACGGGGCCCTGAAAGCCTGTGAAGGACTACAAAAGCTGGAAGTCCTGCAGTTGAGGCGGTCTGCTGTAACCAACGATGGACTGATCAGTCTGAGTGGCCTGCCGGTGTTACGTGTTGTTGACGTACGCAACACCAAAGTCTCAGACGAGGGTCTGGAGCATCTGGCAAAAATTTCGTCACTCCTCGACCTGCAGGTTGAGAAATGCGATGTGACGGATGCCGGCGTCAGAGCGATCAGCCATCTTTCGCTTAAGTCCATCAATCTCAATTTTTGTACATCGATATCGAATCAAACTCTGAAAATACTTGGCGGGATGTCAAGTCTGACTGCCATTCAGCTTTCGGAGACGGAAGTCACGGACGAAGGAATGCAGGCAGTTGCCAATCTCAGGAAACTCAAGCGTCTGCGTCTGACAGGTTGTGATGTTACGCACGCCGGGTTTGTTCATCTGGCGGGAATCGAAACGATCGAGCGACTGGAACTTCGGGAAACGTCGCTGGATGTTGAGGGGCTGGAAATTATCTCGAAATTGCCTCATGTCAGTTTTCTGGACATCAGTGAATGTCGCCTGCTCCGAAAAGGCGAACTGTCACCGATCAGCAGAATGACCAGCCTGAAGACTCTGGTCTGTCGGTATACCCGAATGGATGATGCTGTTTTCAATACTTTGGACGGACTCACGAAACTTGAGGAACTGAATCTGAGTTCGACATCGATTACAGACGAATCGGTGAAGACGCTTCTGAAGCTGACTAAGGTAAAAAGACTCAACGTTGGTGCGACGCAATTGTCTGATGAAGGTTTCCGCCAGCTTTCAGCAATGCCGGAGCTGAAGTGGTTGAATGTTGCCAATACGAGCATCGGGTTTGACGTCATCGACGAACTCAAAGCAGCTCGGGAAGGACTCGAGGTTGAAGAATTTGAATAGTCCCGGCGGGTGCGTTTTCGGGTTAAGTTTGACGACCGTACCTGGATAAGGTTGAAGGTCTCTTGGTCTCGCAAGGTGTCAGGGTATAAAGTCCATGGTCGATACTTCCGGGCGTTCTCAGAGTCAGCAGCAGTTCGAACGAGCTCAACGCAGTATTCCCGGTGGAGTCAACAGTCCCGCTCGCGCATTTGGTGCCGTTGGCGGGGTTCCTCCGTTTATTGCCCGTGGTGATGGTCCGCTGATCACAGATATTGACGGGAACGTCTACATCGACTTTGTGGGCTCCTGGGGACCTCACATACTGGGACACCAGCATCCGGCAGTTGTTTCCTCGATTGAACAGGCCGTTGCC
It includes:
- a CDS encoding Gfo/Idh/MocA family oxidoreductase: MARNTNRRQFIGQSAGIGAAYWVGGGTQVKASRSALQSLSAACVGVGGKGRSDTSNIYDQGVSIVGICDVDANTLQQKQREFRDAESFSDYREMLDKMGEKVDIVTVSTPDHSHAAAASMAMKMDKHVYCQKPLTWSIYEARHLRELSEEKGVVTQMGNQGTAGDGLREAVEVLRADAIGDVTSVHVWTNRPVWPQAVGRPEGEDPVPAHLNWDSWIGPAPMRPYKQGVYHPFKWRGWVDFGTGALGDMACHTTNLPIMALHLFDPIAITAVKNPGLYENETYPSSSLLKFEFPEREGMAACDMYWYDGGELPPEELTSQLPEGFRKKITAQRQGGPKTSGMLAVGTNGMLFSADDYGQRYYLLPRDGFSNYEKPEQTLPRIPFNGAPDERQKWEFVKSITGEHKPGTMSNFTYAGRLTETILIGNLALRVGEGDRIEWDAKNLKATNVQDLSVDVNQFVHREYREGWTL